In the genome of Caloranaerobacter ferrireducens, the window TTTAAAAAGAATTTTAGTAGTTGATGACGAAGAACATATAATAGAGCTTATTAGATTCAACTTAGAAACTAACGGTTATTATGTTATAGCTGCTAATGATGGAAATGAGGCTTTGAAGAAAGTTAAAGAGGAAAAGCCTGATTTGGTTATACTTGATTTGATGCTTCCTTCTATTGATGGGATAGAAATATGTAAAATTTTACGTAAAGATAAGGAAACTGAAAAATTACCAATTATTATGTTGACTGCTAAAAGTGAAGAAATAGATATGATATTAGGGCTTGAAATAGGAGCGGATGATTATATTACTAAGCCTTTTAGTGTAAGGGAGCTTTTAGCGAGAATAAAGGCTGTTTTAAGACGTACACAACAAAGACAAGAGAGAAGAGAAAATGTTATAAAAATTGGGGATATTACGATTGATGTAGAAAAGCATGAAGTAACAAAAAAGGGCAAAAAAATTGATTTGACATTAAAGGAGTTTGAACTTTTAAGAATTTTATCTGAAAAACGAGGAAATGTTTTAACTCGTAACTATTTATTAGATGAAATATGGGGATATGATTATTTTGGAGACACTAGAACTGTAGATGTTCATATTAGACATTTAAGAAGAAAAATAGAAGATGATGATAAAAATCCTCAGTATATAC includes:
- a CDS encoding response regulator transcription factor gives rise to the protein MDNLKRILVVDDEEHIIELIRFNLETNGYYVIAANDGNEALKKVKEEKPDLVILDLMLPSIDGIEICKILRKDKETEKLPIIMLTAKSEEIDMILGLEIGADDYITKPFSVRELLARIKAVLRRTQQRQERRENVIKIGDITIDVEKHEVTKKGKKIDLTLKEFELLRILSEKRGNVLTRNYLLDEIWGYDYFGDTRTVDVHIRHLRRKIEDDDKNPQYIQTIRGIGYKMK